A single Methanobrevibacter sp. DNA region contains:
- a CDS encoding TMEM175 family protein, translated as MGENNYMDTGRLEAFYDAIIAIIVTVLVLELPQPATATLASMWAIKTSYFAYLLSFLVCANLWQYHHLIYQNVEKIDTKIIWLNILLMFVFSLIPYLTIFAADYPNSLLTQSLYGLDFIIVDIILYIMAKSLVRLNSDQEYLKDALNVKNALYIPFAIFIVGFIIAFLGYPIAISICCLITIVRSIILSLK; from the coding sequence ATGGGAGAAAATAATTACATGGATACTGGAAGGCTTGAAGCATTCTACGATGCAATAATTGCAATTATTGTTACTGTTTTGGTTTTGGAATTGCCTCAACCTGCAACAGCCACTCTTGCATCAATGTGGGCTATTAAAACTTCTTATTTTGCTTATCTTTTAAGTTTTTTAGTCTGTGCAAACCTGTGGCAGTATCATCATCTGATTTATCAGAATGTTGAAAAAATAGATACTAAAATTATCTGGCTGAACATTCTTTTAATGTTTGTATTTTCATTGATTCCATATTTGACTATTTTTGCAGCGGATTATCCGAATTCATTGCTCACTCAATCATTATACGGTTTGGATTTCATAATTGTTGATATAATTTTATATATTATGGCCAAATCATTAGTTAGACTCAATTCGGATCAGGAATACTTAAAGGATGCATTGAACGTTAAAAATGCATTGTACATTCCTTTTGCAATTTTCATTGTAGGATTCATCATCGCATTTTTAGGATATCCTATAGCCATAAGTATTTGCTGCTTGATTACAATTGTTCGGTCTATAATTCTTTCATTGAAATAA
- a CDS encoding flavodoxin family protein — translation MKIAIRYYTKTGHTKKLAEAIGSAINVEAKTVDEPLTEDIDILFLGSAIYAAGIDSKIKDFIANINVNVGEVVNFSSAALIESTYGQVKKEVEAKGIKMSEEEFHCRGAFKIVHRGRPNDDDLRDAQEFAKRIIS, via the coding sequence ATGAAAATTGCAATTAGATACTACACAAAAACCGGACATACCAAAAAACTTGCAGAAGCAATCGGCTCTGCAATCAATGTCGAAGCAAAAACAGTAGATGAACCATTAACAGAAGATATCGACATCCTATTTTTAGGAAGTGCAATTTATGCAGCTGGAATCGACTCCAAAATAAAAGATTTCATTGCCAACATCAACGTCAATGTTGGAGAAGTTGTTAATTTCTCATCAGCTGCCCTAATCGAATCCACTTACGGACAAGTTAAAAAAGAAGTTGAAGCAAAAGGAATTAAAATGAGTGAAGAAGAATTCCACTGCAGAGGAGCATTTAAAATCGTCCATAGAGGAAGACCGAATGATGATGATTTAAGAGATGCTCAGGAATTTGCAAAAAGAATAATCAGTTAA
- a CDS encoding metal-dependent hydrolase, which translates to MKLRWLGHSAFELQSDNGLNIIVDPFIQANPACPLKVSDVHPDVVCITHGHADHFGDVIEIAKNNPNLVVIANYEISIHLQKEGINAIGINCGASIKIEDIEIRMLDAKHSSSLDFKIDLPYAGNPGSFLFTFDNNLKVFHAGDTGLFSDMKFVIGEVYKPDIALLPIGNIFTMDPHEASIAAEWINPKFVIPMHYNSFPSIAQDGEQFKKLVKNSETLLPKVMETLEF; encoded by the coding sequence ATGAAACTTAGGTGGTTAGGACATTCTGCTTTTGAACTGCAATCAGACAATGGTTTAAATATTATTGTTGATCCGTTCATTCAGGCAAATCCTGCATGTCCTTTAAAGGTAAGTGATGTGCATCCAGATGTGGTCTGCATTACCCATGGACATGCAGATCATTTTGGAGATGTCATTGAAATAGCAAAAAACAATCCCAATTTGGTAGTAATTGCAAACTATGAAATTTCCATTCATCTTCAAAAAGAAGGCATCAATGCAATAGGAATCAACTGTGGTGCCTCAATCAAAATTGAAGATATTGAAATCAGAATGCTTGATGCCAAACATTCCTCAAGCCTTGATTTTAAAATTGATTTGCCTTATGCCGGAAATCCAGGAAGCTTTCTATTTACTTTTGATAATAATTTGAAAGTTTTTCATGCCGGAGATACAGGATTGTTTAGCGATATGAAATTTGTAATCGGAGAAGTCTATAAACCGGATATTGCACTTTTACCAATAGGTAATATATTTACGATGGATCCTCATGAAGCCTCAATTGCCGCTGAATGGATTAATCCGAAATTCGTAATACCTATGCACTACAATTCATTTCCGTCAATTGCACAGGATGGTGAACAATTTAAAAAATTGGTTAAAAATTCCGAAACATTATTGCCAAAAGTAATGGAAACACTTGAATTTTAA
- a CDS encoding DsbA family protein — MKITYWSDFACPYCYIGNTRLKRAIKDLNLDVEFNIRAFELDQNAPKDVESTTVERFALKYGLSIDDAKKQVSQISSLGIDEGIDFKYETTLYTNTRDAHRLMKLAEDRHPEIASDLATLLFDAYFVENLKLADFDVLMKTGVKAGLKEDDIKEVLESDLYDTQVQQDEDIAFNGGVHAVPFYLFDGKYSIPGALSYEDFKSVLSQIVSENEVDDDKDTDNCADGVCKI, encoded by the coding sequence ATGAAAATCACATATTGGAGCGACTTTGCATGTCCGTACTGCTATATTGGAAATACACGACTGAAAAGAGCCATAAAAGATTTGAATTTGGATGTTGAATTTAACATCAGGGCTTTTGAGCTTGATCAAAATGCACCGAAAGATGTTGAGTCCACAACAGTTGAGAGATTTGCACTCAAATATGGTTTATCCATTGATGATGCTAAAAAGCAAGTATCACAGATTTCCAGTTTGGGAATTGATGAGGGAATAGATTTCAAGTATGAAACAACACTCTATACAAACACCCGTGATGCACACAGACTGATGAAATTGGCTGAAGACAGACACCCTGAAATTGCAAGTGATTTGGCTACATTGTTATTTGATGCATATTTTGTAGAAAACCTGAAATTGGCCGATTTTGATGTATTGATGAAAACCGGTGTTAAGGCCGGGCTTAAAGAAGACGACATTAAAGAAGTGCTTGAAAGTGACTTGTATGACACTCAAGTCCAGCAGGATGAGGATATTGCATTTAATGGAGGAGTTCATGCCGTGCCATTTTATCTTTTTGATGGTAAATATTCCATTCCAGGAGCATTGTCCTATGAGGATTTTAAAAGTGTCTTAAGCCAGATTGTATCAGAAAATGAAGTGGATGATGATAAGGATACTGATAACTGTGCTGACGGAGTCTGTAAAATATGA
- a CDS encoding helix-turn-helix domain-containing protein, whose translation MVENNICPIGNTLDVFNRKWIFCIMSNIYNGKTHFNEFKQMNPTISNHVLAQTLKYMEEQDMVVKTVIDEVHNKTEYSLTEKGLKTNKILYEITSYFFNELDDTRSENEKENLLAEYREVYGIR comes from the coding sequence ATGGTTGAGAATAATATATGTCCAATCGGAAACACTCTTGATGTATTTAATCGAAAATGGATTTTCTGCATAATGTCCAATATCTATAATGGTAAAACCCATTTCAATGAGTTCAAACAGATGAATCCGACAATAAGCAATCATGTGCTTGCTCAAACTTTAAAATATATGGAAGAACAAGACATGGTTGTAAAAACAGTCATTGATGAGGTTCACAACAAAACAGAATATTCATTAACTGAAAAGGGTTTGAAGACAAATAAGATATTATATGAGATAACTTCCTATTTTTTCAATGAATTGGATGATACTCGAAGTGAGAATGAAAAAGAGAATCTTCTGGCGGAATATCGTGAAGTTTACGGTATCAGGTAA
- a CDS encoding tRNA-dihydrouridine synthase, with the protein MKTIFDQCKLGDLTLKSRIIRTGLWESQQNDLNAIYERYEKIASSGVGLITSELYSIYPKDKFVEHSFRMDNLNFMTMASKIAEICHSYDVPILGQVEFIKFNRGIDLDISVNDLTIEDIRKIQSDIIEAAQKLKVAGFDGIQLSVGNNFFLSKFINPYYNQREDDYGGNVFNRMRLVLELVKVMKDNLGMHISVKVNTFDERKDGFDSAESLEACRLLEKVGVDSLQVTRPLSPLYFTKKLSSEDELLEYTNKLIKSVDVPVIVGGGFSDMNHMNELINGTNIEYMSMYRPFVAQRDFLVDWKRNGEGKSRCLMCNNCYRTKKSNCYHF; encoded by the coding sequence ATGAAAACAATTTTTGATCAATGCAAATTAGGGGATTTAACACTTAAAAGTCGTATTATAAGGACCGGTTTGTGGGAATCTCAGCAAAATGACTTGAATGCAATATATGAAAGATATGAAAAGATTGCTTCAAGCGGTGTTGGACTTATAACTTCGGAATTATACTCCATTTATCCAAAAGACAAATTTGTGGAACACTCATTTAGAATGGATAATTTGAACTTCATGACAATGGCTTCTAAAATCGCTGAAATATGTCACAGCTATGATGTTCCCATTCTGGGTCAGGTGGAATTCATAAAATTCAATCGTGGAATTGATTTGGACATTTCAGTCAATGACCTGACTATTGAAGACATCAGAAAAATCCAATCGGATATTATTGAAGCTGCCCAAAAATTAAAGGTAGCAGGTTTTGATGGAATACAGTTGTCAGTGGGAAACAATTTCTTTTTGTCAAAATTCATCAATCCATACTATAACCAGCGTGAAGATGATTATGGTGGAAACGTGTTCAACCGCATGAGATTGGTTCTGGAACTGGTAAAGGTGATGAAGGATAATCTGGGCATGCATATTTCCGTTAAGGTCAATACATTTGATGAGCGAAAGGACGGTTTTGATTCAGCTGAAAGTCTTGAAGCATGCAGGCTGCTTGAAAAAGTTGGTGTAGATTCACTGCAGGTAACAAGGCCACTGTCTCCACTGTATTTCACTAAGAAATTGTCCAGTGAAGATGAACTGCTTGAATACACAAACAAACTGATTAAATCAGTTGATGTTCCAGTTATTGTTGGTGGAGGATTCAGTGACATGAATCATATGAATGAATTGATCAACGGTACTAATATTGAGTATATGTCAATGTACAGGCCGTTTGTGGCGCAAAGAGACTTTTTGGTTGATTGGAAACGTAATGGTGAAGGCAAGTCAAGATGTCTGATGTGCAATAACTGTTACAGGACCAAGAAAAGCAATTGTTATCATTTTTAA
- a CDS encoding MATE family efflux transporter — MNENLDLITGNPRKAINKLAFPTIFSMLLMFLNNLIDSFWVSGLNADALAALGFISPLYLVIIGLGNGVGAGANSLISRYVGAQRFEDANNAVMHSIILTLVVSVIVLIVGIFFFDDLIVLLGASSVSTYCLSYGQIIFLLNIVFLLPNVTASIFRAEGDVARATNPLMFTAILNMIIDPIFIYSLDLGIFGAGLATVIASFVGYVWMLYWIFVKKDTFFKFEFSFYRRKLKIYKKIMVVSLPAATEEIIFALVAIILNFLIMSTAGVSEVASFTIAWRFISIAFLPCMAIGIATITVSGVAYGARSWENFNETIKYATLLSLAVTVIICAIFFVFAYPICEIFNFQAGDLSLVDRSAQILQIMVFYNVLIPFGATAAYTYQGVGSGFKSLGLTVLRELVLSMLFAYLMGIILNMGVFGVYLGAIIGMNLGSVIGFVCIWVFNIKFKKVILQK; from the coding sequence ATGAATGAAAACCTCGACTTAATCACTGGAAATCCAAGAAAAGCCATTAACAAATTGGCTTTTCCAACAATATTTTCAATGCTTCTGATGTTTTTGAACAATCTCATTGACAGCTTTTGGGTTTCAGGATTGAATGCTGATGCTTTGGCTGCACTTGGATTTATCTCTCCGTTGTATCTGGTTATAATAGGTCTTGGCAATGGTGTAGGTGCCGGTGCGAACTCACTGATTTCAAGGTATGTTGGAGCCCAACGTTTTGAAGATGCAAATAATGCAGTTATGCACTCAATAATTTTAACACTTGTCGTGTCTGTAATAGTTTTAATAGTAGGTATTTTCTTTTTTGATGATTTAATTGTTTTGCTTGGTGCATCAAGTGTTAGCACATATTGCCTAAGTTATGGTCAAATTATATTTTTGTTGAATATTGTTTTTCTCTTACCTAATGTAACTGCAAGTATCTTCAGGGCTGAAGGTGATGTGGCTCGTGCAACCAATCCGTTGATGTTTACCGCCATTTTAAATATGATAATTGATCCGATATTCATATACTCATTGGATTTGGGGATTTTTGGAGCGGGGCTTGCAACAGTGATTGCATCATTTGTAGGATATGTCTGGATGCTATACTGGATTTTTGTCAAAAAAGATACTTTTTTCAAGTTTGAATTTAGCTTTTACAGGCGAAAATTAAAAATATATAAGAAAATAATGGTTGTTTCACTTCCTGCAGCAACAGAAGAGATAATATTTGCTCTTGTTGCAATTATTTTAAACTTTTTAATCATGTCAACTGCTGGAGTTTCAGAAGTGGCTTCATTTACGATTGCATGGAGGTTCATATCAATTGCATTCCTGCCATGTATGGCGATTGGAATTGCAACAATAACCGTATCAGGTGTGGCATACGGAGCCCGCAGCTGGGAAAACTTCAATGAGACAATCAAATATGCTACACTACTGAGTCTGGCAGTTACGGTTATTATTTGTGCAATATTTTTTGTTTTTGCATATCCAATTTGTGAGATTTTCAATTTTCAGGCAGGTGATTTGTCATTAGTGGACAGGTCTGCTCAAATATTGCAGATTATGGTATTTTATAATGTTTTAATTCCGTTTGGGGCAACAGCAGCATATACCTATCAGGGTGTAGGTTCGGGATTTAAATCTTTAGGATTGACAGTTTTAAGGGAACTCGTTTTAAGTATGCTTTTTGCATATCTGATGGGAATAATATTGAATATGGGTGTTTTTGGAGTATACTTAGGTGCAATAATTGGAATGAATCTGGGCTCTGTTATAGGTTTTGTGTGCATTTGGGTATTTAATATCAAATTCAAAAAGGTGATTCTTCAAAAATAG
- a CDS encoding tetratricopeptide repeat protein — protein MKESKDEQDIKINKRSTDKVFFESTLLQQISDGIDFIRDESREILREIDLRGLDEVDIEEIGQKAYNQISDIADEMSQLKSDFINDEDFPESIKESSKNFKAALNRDEDYVRRAQRRLDRTNSNEFVDNIRSNVRVIELCDNAIAVNSSNAEAYYLKGRALVNLDKYPEAIEEYINSLAVKDDIKVWIAIANANTLNEDYADAINVYDSVLQRDENSFDAVKGKALAYYSCGDYKKADEEFKKASELDSLDDSSKKIWGECLEYI, from the coding sequence ATGAAAGAATCAAAAGATGAGCAAGACATTAAAATCAATAAAAGAAGCACTGATAAGGTATTTTTTGAATCAACATTATTGCAGCAAATATCTGATGGTATTGATTTTATAAGGGATGAAAGCCGTGAAATTTTAAGGGAAATTGACCTCAGAGGACTTGATGAGGTTGACATTGAAGAAATAGGTCAAAAGGCATATAATCAAATTTCAGACATTGCCGATGAGATGTCACAGCTTAAATCAGATTTTATCAATGATGAAGATTTTCCAGAATCTATTAAAGAATCCTCCAAGAATTTCAAGGCTGCATTAAATCGTGATGAAGACTATGTAAGAAGAGCTCAAAGAAGATTGGACAGGACAAATTCAAATGAGTTTGTCGACAATATCCGTTCTAATGTTAGAGTCATTGAACTTTGTGACAATGCAATTGCAGTTAACTCATCCAATGCTGAAGCATACTATCTTAAAGGTCGTGCATTGGTTAACTTGGATAAGTATCCTGAAGCTATTGAAGAGTATATCAATTCTCTGGCTGTTAAAGATGATATTAAAGTATGGATTGCAATCGCTAATGCAAATACTCTCAATGAGGACTATGCAGATGCCATAAATGTTTATGATTCAGTGTTACAAAGAGATGAAAATTCATTTGATGCGGTTAAAGGAAAAGCACTTGCATACTATTCATGTGGTGATTATAAAAAAGCTGATGAGGAATTTAAAAAAGCTTCCGAATTGGATTCATTGGATGATTCCTCTAAAAAAATATGGGGTGAATGTCTGGAATACATTTAA
- a CDS encoding ABC transporter ATP-binding protein, which yields MSPRPLRRNPPEKPVDNKKAIKNILTLLKDHKWKLIATMICAVISTVFTIIAPLLIGQATTLIFDGTNRIIHHTGTIDFASLINLLIIVVVLYVISSVFSYLQSIFLIYVTTKISYDLRERLIEKILHLPMDKVEENKRGDILSRVTNDVDSLQNGITQSFIQLTTAIITLVGVFIMMLSINIWMTLATIILIPIAFILISLMTKFSQKYFLRQLEFKGSLNGQIEETFTGHDIIRAFNQEDISMDKFESDNENWFVHEWKSQFYSSLNGPLMNFISNFTYVVVAVLGAVFVLQRVIAVGDILAFFQYTQSFTRPIQQITRVMNQIQTAMAASERIFEFLNYNDEENPSDNKITQIREGITFENVSFSYTPNEKIIKNLSFDVKKGQKVAIVGETGAGKTTIVKLLMRFYDIDSGSIKIDGTDIEEFDKNSLRSLIGMVLQDSWLFSDTISSNIRYGKLDATDEEIIDASSQVYADNFIRQLSDGYSSKLNEDTDNISHGQKQLLTIARTILSKKEVLILDEATSSVDTRTEKLIQKAMDKLMEGKTSFIIAHRLSTIRNADRIIVIENGEIIEQGTHEELLALKGYYYNTLNNQSKENIL from the coding sequence ATGAGTCCAAGGCCATTGAGAAGAAATCCTCCAGAAAAGCCAGTTGATAACAAGAAGGCCATTAAAAACATATTGACATTACTTAAAGATCATAAATGGAAGCTTATAGCGACAATGATTTGTGCTGTAATCTCCACAGTATTTACGATAATTGCACCGTTGCTTATTGGTCAGGCAACCACTTTAATATTTGATGGAACAAACAGAATCATCCACCATACCGGTACAATTGATTTTGCTAGCCTGATTAATCTTTTGATAATTGTAGTCGTTCTGTATGTCATAAGCTCAGTATTTTCCTATCTTCAAAGCATATTTCTAATTTATGTAACTACCAAAATAAGCTATGACTTAAGAGAAAGACTAATTGAAAAGATTCTGCATTTGCCGATGGACAAGGTCGAGGAAAACAAAAGGGGAGATATTCTTTCAAGAGTTACCAATGATGTCGATTCACTTCAAAACGGTATAACACAATCATTCATCCAGCTGACAACAGCAATAATTACATTGGTTGGAGTATTCATCATGATGCTTTCAATCAATATCTGGATGACTTTAGCCACTATCATACTTATTCCAATTGCATTTATACTCATAAGCCTCATGACAAAATTCTCACAGAAGTATTTCCTAAGGCAACTTGAGTTCAAAGGCTCCCTTAACGGTCAGATTGAAGAGACATTCACAGGCCATGACATAATACGTGCATTCAATCAGGAAGACATTTCAATGGACAAGTTTGAAAGTGACAATGAAAACTGGTTTGTCCATGAATGGAAATCACAATTCTACTCAAGCCTAAACGGCCCTTTAATGAACTTTATTTCAAACTTTACATATGTTGTTGTTGCGGTTTTAGGTGCAGTATTTGTTCTTCAAAGAGTGATTGCTGTTGGAGATATTTTAGCATTTTTCCAATACACACAAAGTTTTACAAGACCAATACAACAGATTACAAGAGTCATGAACCAGATACAAACTGCAATGGCTGCAAGTGAGCGTATCTTTGAGTTTTTAAATTATAACGATGAGGAAAACCCTTCAGACAATAAGATTACACAAATCAGAGAGGGAATTACATTTGAAAATGTGAGTTTTTCATACACTCCAAATGAAAAAATCATCAAAAACCTCTCATTTGATGTTAAAAAAGGTCAAAAGGTAGCGATTGTTGGTGAAACCGGTGCAGGAAAAACCACAATCGTCAAACTGCTCATGAGATTTTACGACATTGACTCAGGTTCGATAAAAATTGACGGAACCGACATTGAAGAGTTTGATAAAAACAGCTTAAGATCACTGATTGGAATGGTTTTACAGGATTCATGGCTATTTTCAGATACCATTTCAAGCAATATCAGATATGGAAAGCTGGATGCTACAGATGAAGAGATAATTGATGCATCAAGTCAGGTTTATGCAGACAATTTCATAAGACAATTATCCGATGGATATTCAAGCAAATTGAATGAAGATACAGATAATATTTCTCACGGTCAAAAACAGCTCCTAACAATTGCCAGAACAATTTTATCTAAAAAAGAAGTTCTTATTTTGGATGAAGCCACATCAAGCGTTGATACAAGAACAGAAAAATTAATACAAAAAGCTATGGACAAACTTATGGAAGGTAAAACCAGTTTTATCATTGCACACAGGCTGTCAACAATCAGAAATGCTGACAGAATCATCGTTATTGAAAATGGTGAGATTATAGAGCAAGGAACTCATGAAGAATTGCTTGCCCTTAAAGGATACTACTACAATACACTGAACAATCAGTCAAAAGAAAACATTCTTTAA